In Phycisphaerae bacterium, a genomic segment contains:
- a CDS encoding MBL fold metallo-hydrolase, whose product MASHNLAKIKIDDLDILGYSVAGEETVIGMPQLDVCFDIGKSPDQLISINNLLLTHGHMDHAAGIAYYLSHRKFCGQKPGTVLAPANLMPPLQEIINAWGKLDGNKIPVRLIPMQADEEFYIKPNLLVRAFATKHCKGSLGFTVIEKKKKLKEEYLGLSGSEIVKLKKQDITIDYPVELPIVTYLGDTRANNFAKLDYVVKSKILIAECTFVDNEHIDRALAGDHMHIDDLAEMLAELDNEYIVLTHLSQRTHIMDAKKILKEKLSPAVYAKTVLLMDKRSRLTNS is encoded by the coding sequence ATGGCAAGTCATAACCTGGCAAAAATAAAAATAGACGACCTCGATATTCTCGGCTATTCGGTAGCGGGCGAAGAAACCGTTATCGGTATGCCGCAGCTCGACGTCTGCTTCGATATCGGCAAGTCGCCTGACCAGCTCATCAGTATAAATAATCTCCTTCTTACGCACGGACATATGGACCACGCGGCTGGAATAGCCTACTATCTTTCACACAGAAAATTCTGCGGACAAAAGCCGGGCACCGTACTGGCACCGGCAAATCTTATGCCCCCGCTGCAGGAAATCATCAACGCATGGGGAAAACTGGACGGCAATAAAATACCGGTAAGACTTATCCCTATGCAGGCGGACGAGGAATTCTATATCAAGCCCAATCTCCTTGTCCGGGCGTTCGCAACCAAACACTGCAAAGGGTCGCTCGGATTTACCGTCATCGAAAAAAAGAAAAAGCTGAAAGAAGAATATCTCGGCCTGAGCGGCAGTGAAATTGTTAAACTTAAAAAGCAGGATATAACGATAGACTACCCGGTCGAACTGCCGATAGTAACATACCTGGGCGATACGCGAGCCAATAACTTCGCGAAATTAGATTACGTCGTCAAAAGTAAAATCCTGATTGCCGAGTGTACATTCGTTGATAATGAACATATCGACCGTGCCCTTGCCGGCGACCATATGCATATCGATGACCTTGCCGAAATGCTCGCCGAACTCGATAACGAATATATAGTCCTGACGCACTTAAGCCAGCGGACACATATTATGGATGCGAAAAAAATCCTGAAGGAGAAATTGTCCCCTGCCGTTTACGCAAAAACAGTTCTGCTTATGGACAAAAGAAGCAGGCTGACAAATTCTTAG
- a CDS encoding right-handed parallel beta-helix repeat-containing protein translates to MTKRESCSQRLRSMYQRFSFLLLLLIFSVNAVPFISASERYVYPPPEQPSDGLNVTFAGGTVMYPNIQAAIDDACDGDIIYLAPGRYKGKGNRDLDYKGKAITVSGLDPNDPDKVAATIIDCNGTETDKHRGFYFHTGEDTNSVLCGITVTNGLHDSGSAIYCDRGSPYIHHCNIISNTARYGGGTAINVYGSSILENSTVTDNNTAYAVYSYTDYRDNSNAIMIKNCIIKNNTGSGINCGGSTEVVNCRIEKNKGSGIYMRFGGRYTTVKISNCEVMFNGTTGNQVNGGIFSASSTGVYIENSSIIGNIGTGIARCQDVNNCFIGYNSDNGLLYCQRIINSKIIGNGGDGIYYPIGINGPSQVSNCVIAKNKKRGIYFYYGTPYLSNCTIIDNDGAGVEIYKVTSLNITNCIIRDNFGEQIKGATSSTNITYTNSYKYSGAPWPEKIPYDGTGNITADPYFVSNDDFHLRSNSNCVDAGTNDANFVTEVNDIEGSPRIIDGDGNGTVTADIGAYEYNANQPVISAWADRIVCLKNAGNQTEGKIYIKNAGTGTLDYEIVSDNNWLTIITPQGTSAGEIQEVNVSIDANNLDLGDYICTVKIYDSNAANNPTDLWFCVHIGSLWTVPTDCNTIQTAINAASSCDYICVMDGNYTGPGNRDIDFLGKNIVLYSENGPENCIINCENVADGFKIISHETEAVLDGFSIINAFDKAVSLDSSSPLITNCIISNSKYGVYMRYYGSPTITNSRFNCAYAGIYGSYRYFTIKNCEFSECGILVCTGEKLLVKNCNITSTRFPSDSGIHCGNTEEVIIDRCSIYGCEESGIILTAVGEFQISHSDIRNNAFYFMSRHAGIDLGYIGHGLISNCIITNNMSNSEFHYGSPCGGIVIYYDANILVQNCLLAANTYACFAGYRCKVQFENCTFNNNRDCLLWCNDGPDVSFKNCILWEDGDLIHQEGTPDAIIDISYSNVRGGWEGVGNIDTDPCFVDAGYWDANGTPSDANNDFWVDGDYHLKSFGWRWNPSEQEWVFDRVTSRCIDAGSPGWPLGNEPLTISEDPENEWGENLRIDMGCYGGTAEASMPPYDWALLSDMDNSGKVNFADYSYLAQFYSSSGEKIDGDLNRDGQVDFEDINLIAADWLCYTDWAYSR, encoded by the coding sequence ATGACAAAGAGAGAAAGCTGTTCTCAACGGTTGCGTTCTATGTATCAGCGTTTTTCATTTCTACTGCTGCTTTTGATTTTTTCTGTGAATGCCGTTCCGTTTATATCGGCATCTGAAAGATATGTCTATCCGCCGCCTGAGCAGCCATCTGACGGACTGAACGTAACCTTTGCCGGCGGAACTGTAATGTATCCAAACATTCAGGCCGCGATAGATGATGCCTGCGACGGCGATATTATTTATCTTGCGCCCGGCAGATATAAAGGCAAAGGCAACAGGGACCTTGATTACAAGGGAAAAGCAATTACAGTAAGCGGCCTTGACCCAAACGACCCTGATAAGGTGGCGGCGACAATAATAGACTGCAACGGAACAGAGACAGATAAACACAGGGGTTTTTATTTTCACACCGGCGAAGACACTAATTCCGTCCTTTGCGGAATTACAGTAACCAACGGTTTGCACGATTCGGGTTCAGCCATATATTGTGACCGGGGCAGCCCATATATTCATCACTGCAATATTATTTCAAATACAGCCAGATATGGCGGAGGTACCGCAATTAATGTTTATGGTTCCTCAATTTTGGAAAACAGTACTGTTACGGATAATAATACGGCCTATGCTGTTTATTCATATACTGATTATCGAGATAACAGCAATGCAATAATGATAAAAAATTGTATTATAAAAAATAATACCGGTTCCGGTATTAACTGCGGCGGCAGTACAGAAGTCGTAAATTGCAGGATAGAAAAAAATAAAGGATCAGGTATATATATGCGATTCGGGGGACGTTACACAACAGTAAAGATTTCCAATTGCGAGGTAATGTTTAATGGCACAACAGGAAATCAAGTCAACGGTGGGATTTTTAGCGCAAGCAGTACAGGCGTTTATATCGAAAATTCTTCAATTATAGGAAACATAGGAACCGGCATAGCACGATGTCAGGACGTTAATAATTGTTTCATAGGATATAATTCGGACAACGGCTTGTTATATTGTCAAAGAATTATAAATTCGAAAATTATTGGTAATGGCGGGGATGGAATATATTATCCAATCGGCATTAACGGTCCTTCACAGGTTTCAAACTGCGTTATCGCCAAAAATAAGAAACGAGGAATTTATTTTTATTACGGGACTCCTTATTTATCTAACTGCACAATAATCGATAATGACGGGGCAGGGGTTGAAATATATAAAGTGACGTCACTGAATATCACCAATTGTATAATCAGAGATAATTTCGGCGAACAGATTAAAGGGGCAACATCATCAACGAACATCACATATACCAATTCCTATAAATATTCCGGGGCTCCATGGCCTGAGAAAATACCTTATGATGGAACAGGCAATATTACTGCCGACCCTTATTTTGTCTCCAATGACGATTTTCATTTGAGGTCGAATTCCAACTGCGTTGACGCGGGAACAAATGATGCCAACTTTGTTACGGAAGTCAATGATATTGAAGGAAGTCCAAGAATTATTGACGGAGACGGAAACGGCACTGTAACGGCGGATATAGGCGCTTATGAATATAATGCAAATCAGCCTGTTATATCCGCATGGGCGGACAGGATAGTATGTCTTAAAAACGCAGGCAATCAGACAGAAGGAAAGATATATATAAAAAATGCAGGGACCGGTACGCTCGATTATGAAATTGTTTCAGATAACAACTGGCTGACTATTATTACTCCGCAGGGTACGTCTGCCGGTGAGATTCAGGAAGTGAATGTTTCGATTGATGCCAACAATCTGGATTTGGGCGATTATATTTGCACAGTAAAAATATATGACTCCAATGCAGCGAATAACCCGACAGACTTGTGGTTTTGTGTGCATATAGGAAGCCTGTGGACTGTCCCGACCGATTGTAATACTATTCAGACAGCAATAAACGCGGCAAGCAGTTGCGATTATATCTGCGTTATGGATGGCAATTACACCGGGCCGGGAAACAGAGATATTGATTTTCTTGGAAAAAATATCGTTCTTTACAGCGAAAACGGCCCGGAAAATTGTATTATAAACTGTGAAAATGTTGCGGATGGTTTTAAAATCATTTCGCACGAAACAGAAGCCGTTCTCGATGGCTTTTCCATTATTAATGCATTTGATAAAGCTGTTAGTTTAGATTCTTCCAGCCCGCTGATTACAAACTGTATTATCTCTAACAGCAAATATGGTGTTTATATGCGGTATTATGGCAGCCCCACAATCACAAACTCAAGATTTAATTGTGCTTATGCTGGAATATACGGCAGTTACAGATACTTCACTATTAAAAACTGTGAATTTTCAGAATGCGGGATTTTAGTATGTACTGGCGAAAAACTCCTCGTTAAAAATTGCAATATTACTTCAACTCGTTTTCCCTCCGATTCAGGAATCCACTGTGGAAATACCGAAGAAGTAATCATTGATAGGTGCTCTATCTATGGCTGTGAAGAAAGCGGAATTATACTCACTGCTGTGGGGGAATTCCAGATAAGCCATTCAGATATACGAAACAATGCATTTTATTTTATGTCTCGGCATGCAGGAATTGACCTTGGATATATCGGGCATGGATTAATATCAAATTGCATCATAACCAATAACATGTCTAATTCGGAATTCCACTATGGTTCTCCATGTGGTGGAATAGTTATATACTATGATGCTAATATTCTTGTGCAAAACTGTTTATTGGCAGCAAACACTTATGCTTGTTTTGCCGGTTACCGGTGTAAGGTGCAATTTGAAAATTGCACCTTTAACAATAATCGGGATTGTCTTCTCTGGTGCAATGACGGTCCTGATGTTAGTTTTAAAAATTGCATCTTATGGGAAGATGGAGATTTGATTCATCAGGAAGGAACTCCGGACGCGATAATAGATATTTCTTACAGTAATGTTCGCGGCGGATGGGAAGGTGTTGGAAATATCGATACAGACCCTTGTTTTGTCGATGCCGGTTATTGGGACGCCAATGGCACGCCGAGCGACGCAAATAACGATTTCTGGGTTGACGGCGATTATCATTTGAAGAGTTTTGGCTGGCGATGGAATCCGTCCGAACAGGAGTGGGTCTTTGACAGGGTAACGAGCAGATGTATCGACGCCGGTTCGCCGGGCTGGCCTTTAGGTAATGAGCCTTTAACTATATCGGAAGACCCGGAAAACGAATGGGGCGAAAATCTGCGAATCGATATGGGCTGTTACGGCGGAACCGCAGAGGCGTCGATGCCGCCTTACGATTGGGCATTATTATCCGATATGGATAACAGCGGCAAAGTTAATTTCGCGGATTATTCTTATCTGGCACAATTTTACAGTTCATCCGGCGAAAAAATAGACGGCGATTTGAATCGCGACGGGCAGGTAGATTTCGAGGATATAAATTTAATTGCCGCCGACTGGCTCTGTTATACAGACTGGGCCTACAGCAGGTAA
- a CDS encoding DUF2007 domain-containing protein: MNTNENRSDDQRTALEDYVTVAIAEDVDLANEYKDILAGHNIPAVIATQKSYSSEVIGTAVMVPENYLEQAQELIESEQSFDNFLDDAFNDHDNWNKEPDFDEFGDSDSFDDEDENL; encoded by the coding sequence ATGAATACTAATGAGAATAGAAGTGATGACCAGAGAACGGCTTTGGAGGATTATGTGACCGTTGCAATCGCTGAGGATGTTGACCTTGCAAATGAATACAAGGATATACTTGCAGGGCATAACATTCCAGCCGTAATCGCCACACAGAAAAGTTATTCTTCGGAAGTTATAGGCACAGCGGTAATGGTTCCGGAAAACTATCTCGAACAGGCCCAGGAACTTATCGAATCCGAGCAGAGTTTCGATAATTTCCTCGACGATGCCTTCAACGACCATGACAACTGGAACAAGGAGCCGGACTTCGATGAATTTGGCGATAGCGACAGTTTCGATGATGAAGATGAAAATTTATAA
- a CDS encoding glycosyltransferase family 4 protein yields the protein MKIFMLGWEFPPFISGGLGTACYGLTRAMSKLGLEVTFVLPRTICADKLSTHVKMRTPADANFHHVDLESTELKNIKFKAIDSPLKPYADAGTYRHEIEEMIRAKQKLRSTTIVGEENDFDDDKAHYAGDMYTEVHRYAAAAVKLAMKEDFDVIHAHDWMTYPAGLAVAAVTGKPLVIHVHSTEFDRSGEHVNQMIYDIERAGMHGANRIIAVSYLTRNIILARYGVPGDKVEVVYNGIERNGNGLTIGKTGIKRDEKIVLFLGRITMQKGPEYFLGAAKKVLEVMDNVRFVMAGSGDMMRRSIELAAELGIGSKILFTGFLRGEDVRKVYERADLYVMPSVSEPFGIAPLEALNHDVPVLISKQSGVSEVLTHVLKADFWDTTEIANKIVAVLKYPPLQMTLKEHGNFEVRKLRWEDAAEKCRQIYEQMIDQAVCV from the coding sequence TTGAAGATATTTATGCTTGGCTGGGAGTTTCCGCCCTTTATTAGCGGCGGTTTGGGTACGGCGTGCTATGGCTTAACCAGAGCGATGAGCAAGCTCGGACTTGAAGTAACATTTGTCCTGCCGCGGACAATATGTGCGGACAAACTCTCGACCCATGTCAAAATGCGAACACCGGCAGATGCGAACTTCCACCACGTCGATTTGGAAAGCACGGAACTTAAAAATATAAAATTCAAGGCTATCGATTCCCCGCTGAAACCTTATGCCGACGCCGGAACATACCGGCACGAAATCGAGGAGATGATACGGGCCAAACAAAAACTCCGCAGCACGACGATAGTCGGTGAGGAAAACGATTTCGATGACGACAAGGCTCATTATGCCGGCGATATGTACACGGAAGTTCACAGATACGCCGCGGCCGCAGTTAAACTGGCGATGAAGGAAGATTTTGACGTTATCCACGCACACGACTGGATGACATATCCTGCCGGATTGGCCGTAGCCGCTGTTACAGGCAAGCCCCTCGTTATACATGTGCATTCGACCGAATTCGACCGCAGCGGCGAACATGTCAACCAGATGATTTACGATATCGAACGGGCCGGAATGCACGGCGCCAACAGGATAATCGCGGTAAGCTATCTTACAAGAAATATAATCCTGGCCAGGTATGGCGTCCCCGGCGACAAGGTGGAAGTCGTTTATAACGGCATTGAAAGAAACGGCAACGGCCTGACTATCGGCAAAACAGGAATAAAGAGAGACGAAAAAATCGTTCTGTTCCTCGGCAGAATTACCATGCAGAAGGGACCTGAATATTTCCTCGGCGCCGCCAAGAAGGTGCTTGAGGTTATGGACAACGTCAGGTTCGTCATGGCCGGTTCCGGCGATATGATGAGAAGGTCTATCGAACTCGCCGCCGAGCTTGGTATCGGCAGTAAAATATTGTTTACAGGCTTTTTAAGAGGCGAAGATGTCCGCAAAGTCTATGAAAGAGCGGACCTTTATGTTATGCCCAGCGTATCTGAGCCGTTCGGCATAGCTCCGCTTGAGGCGCTTAATCACGATGTGCCGGTGCTGATAAGCAAACAGAGCGGCGTCTCGGAAGTATTGACGCACGTTCTTAAGGCGGATTTCTGGGATACGACCGAAATCGCCAATAAAATTGTTGCAGTATTGAAATACCCGCCCCTGCAGATGACGCTGAAGGAACATGGAAACTTCGAAGTCAGAAAACTCAGATGGGAAGACGCCGCTGAAAAGTGCAGACAGATATACGAACAAATGATCGACCAGGCGGTTTGCGTCTAA
- a CDS encoding glycoside hydrolase family 57 protein produces MPSVCFYFQVHQPYRLRHYTVFDEDHRYFDTFKNKSICQKVANKCYLPTNRLILDLIKRHEGRFRVAYSITGVLLEQLADYAPEVMSTFDALARTGCVEFLAETYYHSLSFLYSRNEFHEQIFKHMDTIENLFGQRPKVFRNTELIYSNDLAEAIEEMGVFDGIITEGADRILEGRSPNFLYKAPKEGKAKLLLKNYALSDDIAFRFSNRGWSEWPLMSHKFSNWVNEVNGNGYVVNLFMDYETFGEHQWEDTGIFDFMRQLPEEIMKNPDNNFKTPSEAIASYPATDVINVPGLISWADTERDLSAWLGNAMQSNALHELYRMEQKIKKTGDKTLLSDWRKLQSSDHFYYMCTKYFSDGDVHKYFNPYDSPYDSYINFMNVMGNLEKRCAKTTQNRQKVMS; encoded by the coding sequence ATGCCATCCGTATGCTTTTATTTTCAGGTTCATCAGCCTTACAGGCTGCGGCACTACACCGTTTTCGATGAAGACCACAGATATTTTGACACTTTCAAGAACAAATCAATCTGCCAGAAGGTCGCCAATAAATGCTACCTTCCCACGAACAGGCTGATTCTCGACTTGATAAAGCGCCACGAGGGACGGTTCCGCGTCGCATACAGTATTACAGGCGTACTGCTCGAACAACTGGCCGACTACGCCCCCGAGGTGATGAGCACGTTCGACGCGCTGGCAAGAACCGGCTGCGTGGAATTCCTGGCCGAAACTTATTACCACAGTTTGAGCTTTTTATACTCGCGAAACGAGTTCCACGAGCAGATTTTCAAACATATGGATACGATTGAAAACCTGTTCGGACAGCGGCCGAAGGTCTTCCGCAATACCGAACTTATCTACAGCAACGATTTGGCCGAGGCAATTGAAGAAATGGGCGTATTCGACGGGATTATTACCGAAGGCGCCGACCGTATACTCGAAGGCAGAAGCCCCAATTTTCTTTATAAGGCGCCTAAAGAAGGAAAAGCAAAATTACTGCTGAAAAACTATGCCCTTAGCGACGATATCGCGTTTCGCTTCTCCAACAGAGGCTGGAGCGAATGGCCGCTTATGTCGCATAAATTCAGCAATTGGGTAAACGAAGTCAACGGCAACGGCTACGTGGTCAATCTTTTTATGGATTATGAAACCTTCGGCGAACATCAATGGGAAGATACCGGCATATTCGATTTTATGCGGCAATTGCCCGAAGAAATTATGAAGAACCCGGATAATAATTTCAAGACGCCTTCCGAAGCGATTGCGTCATATCCGGCGACCGATGTAATAAATGTGCCGGGACTTATAAGCTGGGCAGATACCGAAAGAGACCTTTCCGCCTGGCTGGGCAACGCCATGCAGTCCAACGCCCTGCACGAACTTTATCGTATGGAGCAGAAAATAAAAAAGACAGGCGACAAAACGCTTCTGTCGGACTGGCGAAAACTCCAGAGCTCCGACCATTTCTACTATATGTGCACAAAATACTTCTCAGACGGTGACGTACATAAATATTTTAATCCGTATGATTCGCCTTATGACTCATATATCAATTTTATGAATGTGATGGGCAATCTCGAAAAGAGATGCGCAAAAACCACACAAAACCGACAAAAAGTTATGAGTTAA
- a CDS encoding amylo-alpha-1,6-glucosidase: protein MAELAQQISKPKQQSKQKKEFEKQIETEWLLTNNRGSFAAGTICGCNTRRYHGLLTGTLVPPAKRTVALANCLETVITENKRYNLNHFEFEPPSPENAPPLPTGFRKDIGVHFDYSGSLFNLTKSIYLLPETDITAIVYDFSDIQQKFDFTVRPLAAMRNYHSLARAGENFYLEWQDDFLAVKNKNFEQAQLLLATDEMAFMEDTQWWYNFSYRQEKSRGYDYMEDLWSPGIFRRTIDGPVRIVLWAGFGDADMPHKMAGLDVDVIIDDLKLQQKQVLGNMKNKDPLVQSLAVSAEQFIINRHLEKLKTKSIMAGFPWFVDWGRDALISLEGLLLCCGRYEDAFSVLMNFAYNADEGMIANYFGDDESGAHYNSIDTSLWFVHAAFKYYKVSGDSRGFTSRLMPVVRWVVDSYWQGTKFGIKADTDGLITGGSYETQLTWMDAKFDNVAFTPRYGKAVEINALWYNAICNCAEFYRNRDAVLAERFGKMADKLVGSFRSCFWNQQGQYLYDCVTTEYKDASIRPNQIFAVSLPFSPLDCQQQKAVVSCVENNLLTPFGLRTLNQGDSKYKGKYEGGPKERDSAYHQGTVWPWLIGAFVEAYLKVNNNNKQSKKTCADWIEPLIEHFRNEGCVGSINEIFDGDPPYEPRGAFAQAWSVAEVLRACMMING from the coding sequence ATGGCGGAACTCGCCCAGCAAATTTCAAAACCGAAACAGCAGTCGAAACAAAAAAAAGAATTCGAAAAACAGATTGAAACCGAATGGCTGCTGACCAATAATCGCGGAAGCTTCGCGGCGGGCACAATATGCGGCTGCAATACGAGACGCTACCACGGGCTTCTGACAGGAACGCTCGTACCGCCGGCAAAAAGAACCGTTGCGCTTGCGAACTGCCTCGAAACAGTTATTACCGAAAACAAAAGGTACAATCTCAATCATTTCGAATTCGAGCCGCCCTCACCAGAGAACGCTCCGCCGCTGCCGACCGGCTTCAGGAAAGATATCGGAGTTCATTTCGATTATTCAGGCAGCCTGTTTAACCTTACCAAAAGCATTTATCTGCTACCGGAGACCGACATAACGGCGATTGTTTACGACTTCAGCGACATACAGCAGAAATTCGATTTTACTGTAAGGCCGCTGGCGGCAATGAGAAATTATCACAGCCTCGCAAGGGCAGGCGAGAATTTTTATCTCGAATGGCAGGACGACTTCCTCGCGGTCAAAAACAAAAATTTTGAACAGGCTCAGCTCCTGCTGGCAACCGACGAAATGGCCTTTATGGAAGATACGCAGTGGTGGTACAATTTTTCCTACCGCCAGGAAAAATCCAGAGGCTACGATTATATGGAAGACCTCTGGTCGCCGGGGATTTTCAGAAGAACTATCGATGGGCCGGTAAGAATCGTCCTGTGGGCAGGTTTCGGCGACGCTGATATGCCGCACAAAATGGCAGGGCTGGATGTCGATGTGATTATCGACGACCTTAAACTGCAGCAAAAACAAGTACTGGGCAATATGAAAAACAAAGACCCCCTTGTTCAGTCGCTTGCTGTCTCCGCAGAGCAGTTTATTATCAACAGGCACCTTGAAAAGCTGAAAACCAAATCAATAATGGCCGGCTTCCCGTGGTTTGTCGACTGGGGCAGAGACGCCCTTATATCCCTCGAAGGCCTATTGCTGTGCTGCGGCAGATATGAAGACGCTTTTTCAGTCCTGATGAATTTCGCATATAACGCCGACGAAGGTATGATTGCCAACTACTTCGGCGACGACGAGAGCGGCGCACATTACAACAGTATAGATACGTCGCTTTGGTTCGTCCACGCGGCTTTCAAATATTACAAAGTTAGCGGCGATTCGAGGGGCTTCACTTCAAGACTGATGCCTGTAGTTCGCTGGGTAGTCGATTCGTACTGGCAGGGTACAAAGTTCGGCATAAAAGCCGACACCGACGGCCTAATCACCGGCGGCTCTTACGAGACTCAGCTTACATGGATGGACGCCAAATTCGATAATGTCGCCTTTACGCCGAGATACGGCAAGGCGGTGGAAATAAACGCCCTGTGGTACAACGCTATATGCAATTGCGCAGAATTTTACAGGAACAGGGACGCGGTACTTGCGGAAAGGTTCGGCAAAATGGCGGATAAACTCGTCGGCAGCTTCCGCTCCTGCTTCTGGAACCAGCAGGGCCAATATCTCTACGACTGCGTAACAACCGAATACAAGGACGCAAGCATAAGACCAAACCAGATATTCGCTGTTTCTCTGCCGTTCTCGCCTTTAGACTGCCAGCAGCAAAAAGCGGTGGTAAGCTGCGTTGAAAATAATCTTCTGACGCCTTTCGGCCTCAGGACACTTAACCAGGGCGACAGCAAATATAAGGGTAAATACGAGGGCGGCCCAAAAGAACGCGATAGTGCATATCATCAGGGTACCGTTTGGCCCTGGCTGATTGGGGCTTTCGTCGAGGCTTATTTGAAAGTCAACAACAACAATAAACAAAGCAAAAAAACCTGTGCCGACTGGATTGAGCCTCTTATCGAACACTTCAGGAACGAAGGCTGCGTAGGCAGCATAAATGAGATATTCGATGGCGACCCGCCGTACGAGCCGCGAGGAGCATTCGCCCAGGCATGGAGCGTAGCGGAAGTGTTAAGGGCCTGCATGATGATTAACGGCTAA
- the nikR gene encoding nickel-responsive transcriptional regulator NikR, with amino-acid sequence MSDIERIGVSLEKELLVLFDKFISGKSYKNRSEAIRDLIRENLSQKKIEHKKTPAIGAIFLVYDHHTAHISNVFKKLRHGRPIKTISSIHVYIDHDNCLEILIVRGMASDINAMGEKMISLRGVKHGYINLVAVEAEK; translated from the coding sequence ATGAGTGATATTGAACGCATAGGAGTTTCGCTGGAAAAAGAATTGCTTGTGCTATTTGACAAGTTCATTTCAGGCAAAAGCTATAAAAACCGTTCCGAAGCGATTCGCGACCTGATTCGCGAGAATCTTTCCCAGAAAAAAATTGAGCATAAAAAAACCCCGGCAATCGGGGCAATTTTCCTCGTTTACGACCACCACACCGCGCATATCTCGAACGTGTTCAAAAAACTGCGCCACGGCAGGCCCATAAAAACAATTTCTTCGATTCATGTCTATATCGACCATGATAACTGCCTTGAGATTCTGATTGTAAGGGGGATGGCTTCAGATATAAACGCGATGGGCGAAAAAATGATAAGTCTGCGGGGCGTAAAGCACGGCTATATAAATCTCGTCGCTGTCGAAGCCGAAAAATAA
- a CDS encoding cupin domain-containing protein produces MSQKEPFIAVLNEKPEYQSLLDGIPQTCGMKSGRVYLQPGADCGQHTTGAQEEMLVFLSGQGQAVIGEGEILEVGKGKITYIPPQTVHNIVNNSNEPLCYIYCVAPTNGNGEHKHE; encoded by the coding sequence ATGTCGCAAAAAGAACCTTTTATCGCTGTTTTAAACGAGAAACCTGAATACCAGAGTCTTTTAGACGGAATTCCACAAACCTGTGGAATGAAATCCGGCAGGGTTTACCTGCAGCCCGGCGCCGATTGCGGCCAACATACAACCGGAGCGCAGGAAGAAATGCTTGTATTCCTTTCAGGACAGGGGCAGGCGGTTATTGGTGAGGGAGAAATTCTCGAAGTCGGCAAAGGAAAAATAACCTATATTCCTCCGCAGACCGTACATAATATAGTGAATAATTCGAATGAACCTTTGTGTTATATTTACTGCGTAGCGCCGACAAACGGCAACGGAGAACATAAACATGAGTGA
- a CDS encoding prepilin-type N-terminal cleavage/methylation domain-containing protein produces the protein MKLKRAFTLIELLVVIAIIALLLAILMPSLAKARLQAKILVANAELADIGLALEAYAIDHNNKFPPTRASCNSDAREYSWALPQELVKAGYMPGGRTRVVTYSKVEDKFNPGFAYKYVAVGPRLDFSGKPFKNDLSLQIPVGFPDNETEKYKTYDDPKTSPVTWALFSLGPKYDEQNAGMEKFPVSKQYWYSPKTGSGIITRLRLLKQMDHIGTFQNGN, from the coding sequence ATGAAACTGAAACGGGCCTTTACATTAATCGAACTGCTTGTAGTCATAGCTATAATAGCTTTACTGCTTGCGATTTTAATGCCCTCATTGGCAAAGGCCCGCCTGCAGGCTAAAATATTAGTTGCCAATGCCGAACTTGCGGATATAGGCCTTGCTCTTGAGGCTTATGCGATAGACCATAATAATAAATTTCCTCCCACTCGGGCCAGTTGCAATTCTGATGCTCGTGAGTATTCGTGGGCATTGCCGCAGGAGTTGGTTAAGGCCGGATATATGCCGGGCGGCAGGACCAGGGTTGTAACTTATTCAAAAGTCGAGGATAAATTCAATCCCGGCTTCGCATACAAATATGTTGCGGTTGGACCGCGGCTTGATTTTTCCGGCAAGCCCTTTAAAAATGACCTGTCTTTACAAATACCGGTAGGTTTCCCGGACAACGAAACAGAAAAATATAAAACTTACGACGACCCAAAAACATCGCCCGTAACATGGGCACTGTTCAGTCTTGGACCTAAATACGATGAGCAAAATGCGGGAATGGAAAAATTTCCTGTCTCAAAACAATATTGGTATTCCCCAAAAACCGGCAGCGGTATTATAACACGCCTTCGGTTATTGAAACAAATGGACCATATCGGCACATTTCAGAATGGCAATTAA